A single genomic interval of Penicillium psychrofluorescens genome assembly, chromosome: 2 harbors:
- a CDS encoding uncharacterized protein (ID:PFLUO_003650-T1.cds;~source:funannotate), whose protein sequence is MSTTTESARKSMPSALTFERHAKCSTTKARASTLHLPHGSVQLPIFMPVATQASLKGLTYEQLRQTGCMLCLNNTYHLGLKPGQEVLDAVGGAHKLQGWDRNLLTDSGGFQMVSLLELATVTEEGVRFLSPHDGSPMLLTPEHSISLQNSIGSDIIMQLDDVIATTSPDHARIKEAMERSVRWLDRCIEAHQYPERQNLFCIIQGGLDLELRKQCCAEMVARDTPGIAIGGLSGGEAKEEFCKVVDTCTGLLPEDKPRYVMGVGYPEDIIVAVALGADMFDCVWPTRTARFGQAIVSSGTLNIRHKEFAQDFGPIDKDCTCACCRPTEQGGLGITRAYMYHVAAKETVGAHLLTIHNVHFLLSLMNAVHQAIREDRYPDFVRQFFSNQYGGDKSKYPEWAVGALRGVGLDLLAD, encoded by the exons CCACCAAAGCCCGCGCCAGCACTCTCCACCTCCCTCATGGCTCCGTTCAGCTGCCGATCTTTATGCCCGTCGCAACACAGGCATCCCTCAAGGGCCTGACATATGAGCAGCTCCGACAAACGGGATGTATGCTCTGTTTGAATAACACATATCATCTCGGCTTGAAGCCCGGCCAGGAGGTCTTGGATGCAGTTGGTGGAGCGCATAAGCTGCAGGGCTGGGACCGGAATCTCTTGACCGACAGCGGAGG ATTTCAAATGGTCTCTCTTCTCGAGCTGGCTACGGTCACAGAAGAAGGTGTGCGGTTTCTTAGTCCGCATGATGGCTCCCCAAT GCTTCTTACTCCGGAGCACTCGATTTCTCTTCAGAATTCCATTGGGTCTGATATTATTATGCAGCTAGACGATGTGATTGCCACTACGTCGCCTGACCATGCTCGCATCAAGGAAGCTATGGAGCGATCTGTGCGGTGGTTGGATCGATGTATCGAGGCGCACCAATATCCTGAACGACAGAATCTTTTTTGCATTATTCAAGGTGGTCTGGATCTTGAGCTCCGAAAACAGTGCTGTGCTGAGATGGTGGCACGAGATACCCCCGGGATTGCTATTGGAGGTCTCTCGGGCGGCGAAGCGAAGGAGGAGTTCTGCAAGGT GGTAGACACGTGTACAGGACTGCTTCCGGAGGATAAGCCCCGCTATGTCATGGGTGTA GGGTACCCTGAGGATATAATTGTGGCCGTGGCTTTGGGAGCAGATATGTTCGACTGCGTGTGGCCGACACGAACCGCG CGCTTCGGTCAAGCCATTGTTTCGTCGGGTACATTGAATATTCGCCATAAGGAATTCGCCCAAGATTTTGGTCCTATTGATAAGGATTGCACCTGTGCTTGCTGTCGCCCAACTGAGCAGGGTGGCCTAGGAATCACGCGCGCATACATGTACCACGTGGCTGCGAAGGAAACGGTTGGCGCTCATCT TCTTACAATCCACAATGTCCACTTTCTACTGTCTTTGATGAATGCTGTACACCAAGCCATCCGAGAGGACCGATATCCGGACTTTGTGCGCCAGTTTTTCTCCAATCAGTATGGTGGTGACAAGTCCAAGTATCCCGAATGGGCTGTGGGTGCCCTCCGGGGTGTTGGACTAGATCTACTTGCCGATTAG